A window of the Candida orthopsilosis Co 90-125, chromosome 1 draft sequence genome harbors these coding sequences:
- a CDS encoding Rna14 protein (S. cerevisiae homolog RNA14 has RNA binding, protein heterodimerization activity, has role in mRNA polyadenylation, mRNA cleavage and localizes to mRNA cleavage factor complex, mitochondrion): MSNPIFIKSNKPKKLSLDKIGQLEDDLETNPLDYNKWTKYLDYVVAKDNQEQVRKAFERYLDIFKFDGVQWNKYIKYELSRGEKEKAEALFQKCFAITENVDLCRSYVDYVRSVTDMITGGDKARGTIIQAFEFAVEKTGIDVQSDGLWQDYINFIKSWTPGANWEQQQKIDLIRKVYKKALVIPTENIETLWSQYTRWENELNQATAQKFVSEKSAEFMAARSWNTEWQNLTKKKLKRSINPHGIDNETVEAQMKYWASWLLLEKKNSLQIKDEDLLQKRINYVYKEATYALPFVPQLWFEYVKHLLNDNEESNLSNCISILNEGLKLNPKSLLLSFQLAELYEKDNSFDNAKVVYDRVISNLSQDHKTVSEMLDELYERIKPKMEDTNGDEEIEEEDESKTGGNDKSNGVSNGDSSGHGLPTLPRRQNIPSLPQIPNNLAPVPNTDDSPTNASEQANSGLSGSELRTLMKLKKERDQLVDEITLTYVKFMVASKRAEGMKEARDVFRQARKNESVGYQIYIENALLEHYADNKKTALKVFGVGQKAFPTNGRFLLKFLDYLIMTNDVDKLRSTIQSSDTNISKEISQITEELTLDSLDPILKEEKEQKLNLQKTYLKRLYKKYISFSANHLSLDITSSFAKKYEQLFPEDDPIDLFTDRYKLEDINIIKRNELNQDDPDDYIAQARKRRKVSFNFDGIDSKSAVQSIQESSRREQEVIQEEQSNDSSFVGPSIVALMSALPNASYFGLPSESVFNSDKLITLFSNLSNLA; this comes from the coding sequence gataTCTTGATATATTCAAGTTTGATGGAGTTCAATGGAACAAATACATAAAATATGAACTCAGCAGGGGAGAAAAGGAGAAGGCGGAGgcactttttcaaaaatgttttgCCATTACAGAGAATGTCGACTTGTGTCGTCTGTATGTTGACTATGTGCGAAGTGTGACCGATATGATTACCGGGGGTGACAAAGCAAGAGGAACAATCATTCaagcttttgaatttgccGTTGAAAAGACTGGTATAGACGTTCAAAGTGATGGATTATGGCAAGACTAcatcaattttatcaaatcatGGACCCCTGGTGCCAATTgggaacaacaacaaaagataGATTTGATTCGTAAAGTGTACAAGAAGGCTCTAGTCATTCCCACCGAAAACATCGAAACCTTATGGTCGCAATATACGAGGTGGGAAAATGAGCTCAATCAAGCAACAGCACAGAAGTTTGTGTCCGAAAAATCGGCTGAATTTATGGCCGCTCGTTCGTGGAACACAGAATGGCAGAACCTTactaaaaagaaattgaaacgGTCTATAAACCCACATGGTATAGACAACGAGACAGTGGAGGCCCAAATGAAATACTGGGCAAGCTGGTTACTattggagaagaaaaattCATTGCAAATAAAGGATGAAGACTTGCTTCAGAAACGAATAAATTATGTTTACAAGGAAGCTACCTATGCTCTACCTTTTGTGCCGCAGCTTTGGTTTGAATATGTAAAACATTTGTTAAACGATAACGAAGAAAGCAACTTGAGTAATTGCATTTCTATACTAAACGAAGGTTTAAAATTAAATCCTAAGAGCTTGCTTCTCTCCTTTCAACTAGCCGAATTGTACGAAAAGGAtaattcttttgataaCGCCAAGGTAGTCTATGACCGAgtcatttcaaatttgagtCAGGATCATAAAACAGTTTCAGAGATGTTGGATGAGTTGTATGAGCGGATCAAACCAAAGATGGAGGACACGAATGGGGATGAGGAAATAGAGGAGGAAGATGAAAGCAAAACGGGTGGCAATGATAAAAGCAACGGCGTTTCCAATGGTGATCTGAGTGGGCATGGACTTCCCACTCTTCCTCGTAGGCAGAACATACCTAGCTTACCTCAAATCCCAAATAATTTGGCACCTGTACCTAACACAGATGATTCTCCTACAAACGCTTCGGAACAAGCAAATTCAGGACTATCGGGGCTGGAGTTGAGGAcattaatgaaattgaagaaagagcGCgatcaattggttgatgagATTACACTTACCTATGTCAAATTTATGGTTGCAAGCAAAAGAGCCGAGGGGATGAAAGAGGCTAGAGATGTATTTCGCCAGGCTAGAAAGAATGAATCAGTCGGATACCAGATCTATATTGAAAACGCTTTGTTGGAGCATTATGCTGATAACAAGAAAACTGCTTTAAAAGTATTTGGTGTTGGCCAAAAAGCATTTCCCACGAATGGAAggtttttgttgaagttcTTGGATTACTTAATTATGACCAATGATGTTGACAAGCTAAGAAGTACCATACAAAGCTCTGACacaaacatttcaaaagagaTATCTCAGATTACAGAGGAGCTAACCCTAGATAGCTTGGATCCAATACTCAAGGAAGAAAAGGAGCAAAAGCTCAACTTGCAAAAGACCTATTTGAAGAGATTGTACAAAAAGTATATCTCGTTTTCGGCAAACCATTTGTCCTTAGATATAACAAGTAGTTTTGCCAAAAAGTATGAACAATTGTTTCCAGAAGATGACCCGATCGATTTATTTACTGACAGGTACAAACTTGAAGATATCAACATTATCAAGAGAAATGAACTCAATCAAGACGATCCGGATGATTACATTGCTCAAGCAAGAAAAAGGCGTAAGGTGTcgttcaattttgatggtATTGATTCTAAGTCTGCTGTACAAAGCATACAGGAATCAAGCCGCAGAGAACAGGAGGTAATTCAAGAAGAGCAACTGAATGATTCATCATTCGTAGGTCCCTCAATTGTGGCTTTGATGTCTGCCTTGCCCAATGCCTCATATTTTGGATTACCCTCGGAGAGTGTTTTCAATAGTGACAAGTTGATTACattgttttccaatttatcCAACTTGGCGTAA
- a CDS encoding mitochondrial RNA polymerase specificity factor — MSTAVNLRSYNPVLKKYFDKLPRFTYGKSQLKNPEACQLLLDKLNLKPQYNSSKLDIIDATPGFGLFSSMLNQELKPRNHILIDRNDETVKSWHRKIQTLQNNTGNKENFKFIDRDPFSWHTYSSLYKKGVIPPTDFQSYDKMHEELLIIANWTGTKDEATIAQWIGCCSYRNWLMKYGKVRMILFVPSVTAMKFLSEPGFRKRNRTALKRDLYTDSKLIGIGQESDVVGEGYDPRVLVRDQPVVIDKSSFIRNSSVAVVEIMPGRYTNDAIANIEHLLSGFFVTSASLGDQLPKLAAGAEYLRNLLPEKILDKRATEFTTDDVLAIADAYEKWPFKPSVEETFDIGDEDFK, encoded by the coding sequence ATGAGTACAGCAGTCAACTTGAGATCATATAACCcagtgttgaaaaagtatttCGATAAGCTTCCTCGTTTTACCTATGGAAAATCCCAACTAAAGAACCCTGAGGCATGTCAACTCCTTCTAGATAAATTGAATCTCAAACCTCAATataattcttcaaaattggatattATAGATGCTACTCCAGGATTCGGACTATTTTCATCCATGCTTAACCAGGAACTTAAACCAAGAAACCATATCTTGATAGACAGGAATGACGAGACTGTCAAGAGCTGGCATAGAAAAATACAAACtcttcaaaacaatacTGGTAACAaggaaaatttcaaattcattgatcGAGATCCTTTTTCGTGGCACACCTATTCGAGTTTATATAAAAAGGGAGTGATACCGCCTACAGACTTCCAGCTGTATGACAAGATGCATGaggaattgttgataatagCGAATTGGACTGGGACTAAAGATGAGGCAACAATCGCCCAATGGATAGGATGTTGCAGCTACCGTAATTGGCTAATGAAATATGGAAAGGTGAGAATGATACTATTCGTGCCATCTGTTACGGCTATGAAATTTCTAAGTGAGCCAGGGTTCAGAAAGAGAAATAGAACTGCTTTAAAGAGAGATTTATATACCGATTCGAAGCTAATCGGAATTGGGCAAGAACTGGACGTTGTCGGAGAAGGTTACGATCCCCGAGTTTTGGTTCGAGATCAACCTGTTGTAATCGATAAGAGCTCATTTATTAGGAATTCCTCAGTGGCggttgttgaaataatGCCGGGAAGGTACACAAATGATGCGATTGCCAACATTGAGCATCTTTTGCTGGGATTCTTTGTGACTAGTGCTTCCTTGGGAGATCAGTTGCCCAAATTAGCGGCAGGGGCGGAATATTTGCGCAACCTTCTTCCGGAGAAAATTTTAGACAAAAGGGCAACTGAATTTACTACAGATGACGTATTAGCAATTGCCGATGCTTACGAAAAGTGGCCCTTCAAACCTAGTGTTGAGGAAACATTTGATATTGGGGATGAGGATTTCAAATAG
- a CDS encoding Snf2 protein (similar to S. cerevisiae Snf2p, the catalytic subunit of the SWI/SNF chromatin remodeling complex) encodes MNRMPTKEEVQKIVQRWHQLRDQYGDQVVNVPEFAQLNKTINNIKMQQQQLQQHMQQQQQQQQQQQQQQQRNIQRPQMPQQGQNQQPSRSSSQAHSQQSQQRLQHQGSPVTSNPVPPTPNQQFTNVTNGNNMGAQMGNMAASPAANVQSSVSGTPFSQDVNLLANSTNNNRYPAQFTNRTIQNGTNTQQNVNQNANSNWSLNSPAQSSPTTESAFTNQQFQLLKSQMQAIKYLTKSPNQGPMPQNLVSFVTNPASSYPTDPYLSTPARNNSAINPSFPSRVASISNNSTGATDVQAPTEPVEKKKGKRGPKPKNKDQPKKMSKKQIKEEEQRLAAEKQREELERFHRIKQEEYQVPQQNPLGPAPAPAPAPAPAPAPAPAPAPAPAPAPAPAQQQAQQQAQQQAQAEPNLTPQESEFSFADPSPPVLLNKIVNEKNKDSKIVVPVTKPTVEVDTFERVDIVGDKTHDVPLSFLYTPQSRIQIPSLIPQGLSLEQIAANRELFLIFSIENEKDSIRSEIQSLGNNDPKRKDKLVTKLNELEIIPIQKQARGKLLSQVWYSKSLLPNSHPNFLARFNTLSMESVSVTIDLYRHQLESLMREQNKKHSHVLDQVLDFSTRNSARANKKADKVSRFMHKIAGLHNSTAREEQKKLEKMAKQRLQALKSNDEEAYLKLLDHTKDTRITHLLRQTNQFLDSLAQAVQTQQKEAEANLASTGRLPEGTAEAVDEDEKREKTDYYNVAHRIKEEVTKQPSILVGGTLKEYQLKGLQWMVSLFNNHLNGILADEMGLGKTIQTISLLTYLIEVKKIPGPFLVIVPLSTVTNWNLEFEKWAPTVKKITYKGTPNQRKAMQHEIKTGNFQILLTTFEYIIKDKGLLGRVKWVHMIIDEGHRMKNSNSKLSETLTTNYHSDYRLILTGTPLQNNLPELWALLNFVLPKIFNSVKSFDEWFNTPFANTGGQDKIELSEEETLLVIRRLHKVLRPFLLRRLKKDVEKDLPNKVEKVVKCKMSALQSKLYQQMLRYNALYAGDPNDETAVVPIKNANNQIMQLKKICNHPFVYEDVENFINPTSENNDLIWRVAGKFELLDKVLPKFKETGHKVLIFFQMTQVMDIMEDFLRLRGMKHMRLDGGTKADDRTELLKLFNAPDSDYFCFLLSTRAGGLGLNLQTADTVIIFDTDWNPHQDLQAQDRAHRIGQKNEVRILRLITENSVEEMILERAHAKLEIDGKVIQAGKFDNKSTAEEQEAMLRALIEKEDERRTKGLDEEEEDLDDDELNEIIARNEAELVKFKELDEERYAATRDASYPTRLLSEQELPPIYKKDPEEILKKDDIYTEDYGRGARERKTTKYDDNLTEEQWLKQIEGVVSDDDDDDDEGDFNSDSDIYQSGKSSRGKSKGKRKRGFGKARGEKVHALDGDDDSTNEYDSSSKRSADESDNLISQKRQKLDTPEPGSAPGNGRGRGKLRGRGRGRGRGRGSLLSRSTPSIDPLSPDERAMLQNNIETLLGLIMNHKNEEGRALSDLFLVKPSRRYYPDYYVLIKHPIALDTIRKRATGHTYTQLREFLEDVHLMFSNAKIYNEESSFVYQDAALLERMCIDKLKELLPTAQLEEMDQLLNFIQFDEMFL; translated from the coding sequence ATGAACCGTATGCCAACCAAGGAAGAGGTTCAGAAAATTGTGCAACGGTGGCATCAATTACGTGACCAGTATGGAGATCAAGTTGTGAATGTCCCAGAGTTTGCTCAGTTGAATAAAACGATcaataatatcaaaatgcaacaacaacaattacaacaacacatgcaacaacaacaacaacaacaacaacaacaacaacaacagcaacagcgAAATATACAGCGACCACAAATGCCACAACAAGGCCAAAACCAACAGCCATCACGTTCATCATCACAAGCTCATTCTCAACAACTGCAGCAACGGCTACAACACCAAGGGTCACCTGTAACACTGAACCCTGTTCCACCAACACCTAACCAGCAGTTCACTAATGTTACAAATGGTAACAATATGGGGGCTCAGATGGGTAACATGGCTGCCTCTCCAGCTGCTAATGTACAATCATCAGTTTCGGGAACCCCATTTTCACAAGACGTGAATTTGCTAGCTAATTCCACCAATAATAATCGCTATCCAGCGCAGTTTACTAACAGAACAATACAAAACGGCACCAATACTCAGCAGAATGTCAATCAAAATGCAAACAGTAACTGGTCGTTGAACTCCCCAGCACAACTGTCCCCTACCACCGAGTCAGCATTCACAAACCAACAGTTCCAGTTGTTGAAGTCACAAATGCAAGCAATAAAGTACTTGACCAAATCCCCAAATCAAGGGCCAATGCCTCAAAATTTGGTAAGCTTTGTAACAAATCCTGCGTCTTCTTACCCCACCGACCCTTACTTATCGACACCTGCAAGGAACAATAGTGCTATAAATCCAAGTTTCCCTTCAAGAGTAGCCTCAATATCCAATAACCTGACAGGTGCTACTGATGTCCAAGCACCCACTGAGCCtgtggaaaagaaaaagggtAAAAGAGGCCCCAAACCGAAGAATAAAGATCAGCCCAAGAAAATGTCAAAGAAGCAGATTAAAGAGGAAGAACAAAGACTTGCGGCGGAGAAACAACGAGAGGAGCTAGAACGTTTTCACAGGATTAAGCAGGAAGAGTATCAAGTACCGCAACAGAACCCCTTGGGCccagcaccagcaccagcaccagcaccagcaccagcaccagcaccagcaccagcaccagcaccagcaccagcaccagcaccagcaccagcacaacaacaagcacaacaacaagcacaacaacaagcacaagctGAACCTAACTTAACACCGCAAGAAAGTGAATTCTCATTTGCTGACCCATCGCCTCCTGTTTTGTTAAATAAAATTGTCAACGAGAAGAACAAGGattccaaaattgttgttcCTGTTACCAAGCCTACGGTTGAGGTCGATACATTTGAGAGAGTCGACATTGTTGGGGATAAGACCCATGATGTACCTCTAAGTTTTCTTTACACTCCACAAAGTCGTATTCAAATTCCATCTTTGATACCTCAGGGCCTAAGCTTGGAACAAATTGCAGCTAACCGCGAATTGTTCTTGATTTTCAGCATCGAGAACGAGAAGGATTCAATACGATCGGAGATACAATCTTTAGGAAATAATGATCCCAAAAGAAAGGACAAATTGGTAACGAAGTTGAATGAGTTGGAAATtattccaattcaaaaacaagcTCGGGGTAAGTTGCTTAGTCAGGTATGGTATAGTAAATCTTTGCTTCCAAATTCTCATCCTAATTTTTTGGCAAGATTCAATACGTTATCGATGGAAAGTGTTTCCGTTACTATTGATCTCTACCGTCACCAATTGGAGTCCTTGATGAGggaacaaaacaaaaaacattCGCACGTTTTGGACCAGGTCCTTGACTTTAGCACAAGAAACTCTGCGAGAGCCAATAAGAAAGCTGATAAGGTGAGCAGATTTATGCACAAAATAGCCGGTCTTCACAACCTGACGGCAAGAGAAGAACAGAAGAAGCTAGAAAAAATGGCAAAACAACGTTTACAGGCTTTGAAGCTGAATGATGAGGAAGCttatttgaaacttttggaCCACACTAAGGATACAAGAATTACTCATTTATTAAGACAAACCAACCAGTTTTTGGACTCCTTGGCACAAGCTGTTCAAACTCAACAGAAAGAAGCCGAAGCAAATCTTGCAAGCACCGGTCGCTTACCAGAAGGTACTGCTGAGGCTGTtgacgaagatgaaaaaaGAGAGAAGACGGATTATTATAACGTTGCCCATAGAATCAAAGAGGAAGTTACAAAACAGCCATCAATCCTAGTAGGTGGTACCTTGAAGGAATACCAGTTGAAGGGATTGCAATGGATGGTatctttgttcaacaatcaCTTGAATGGTATTTTGGCCGATGAGATGGGTTTGGGAAAGACCATCCAGACAATCTCGCTTTTGACGTATTTGATAGAGGTAAAGAAAATTCCTGGTCCTTTTTTGGTTATTGTTCCTCTTTCAACTGTGACAAATTGGAATCtcgaatttgaaaaatgggCCCCAACGGTGAAGAAAATCACTTATAAAGGAACtccaaatcaaagaaaagcAATGCAGCATGAAATCAAGACAGGTAATTTTCAGATTCTTCTCACCACTTTTGAATACATTATCAAAGACAAGGGGCTCTTGGGTAGAGTGAAATGGGTGCATATGATCATCGATGAAGGTCATCGTATGAAAAATTCCAACTCAAAACTTTCAGAGACTTTGACTACAAACTACCACAGTGATTATcgtttgattttgactGGTACACCATTACAAAATAACTTGCCAGAATTATGGGcattattgaattttgtgttacctaaaattttcaactcagtcaaatcttttgatgagTGGTTCAATACTCCATTTGCAAACACTGGAGGACAggacaaaattgaattgagcGAAGAAGAGACGTTGTTGGTGATCAGAAGGTTGCATAAAGTTTTGAGAccatttttgttgagaagattgaaaaaggatGTTGAAAAGGACTTGCCAAATAAAGTAGAAAAGGTAGTCAAGTGCAAAATGTCCGCACTTCAATCCAAACTTTATCAGCAAATGTTGCGTTACAATGCCTTATACGCTGGTGATCCAAATGACGAAACAGCAGTCGTTCCTATCAAAAATGCCAATAATCAAATTATGCAGTTAAAGAAGATTTGTAATCATCCTTTCGTTTACGAGGACGTGGAAAACTTTATTAACCCAACATCAGAGAATAATGATCTCATTTGGAGAGTTGCAGGAAAGTTTGAATTATTGGATAAAGTTTTGccaaaattcaaagagACTGGTCATAAAGTGTTAATATTCTTCCAAATGACACAGGTTATGGATATTATGGAGGACTTTCTTAGACTTCGCGGGATGAAGCATATGAGACTTGATGGAGGAACCAAAGCGGATGACAGAACGgagcttttgaaattattcAACGCCCCTGACTCTGATtacttttgttttcttttgtcCACCAGAGCTGGTGGTTTAGGGTTGAACTTGCAGACTGCAGATACGGttatcatttttgataCGGATTGGAACCCACATCAGGATTTGCAAGCCCAAGATAGAGCTCACCGTATTGGACAGAAAAACGAAGTTAGAATTTTGCGATTGATTACAGAGAACTCTGTCGAGGAGATGATCTTGGAAAGAGCTCACGCAAAGTTGGAAATTGATGGTAAAGTCATTCAAGCAGGTAAGTTCGACAACAAGTCTACAGCTGAAGAGCAAGAGGCAATGTTGAGGGCATTaattgaaaaggaagaCGAACGTCGTACTAAAGGTctagatgaagaagaggaggatTTGGACGATGAcgaattgaatgaaataaTTGCGAGAAACGAAGCAGAACTTGTAAAGTTTAAAGAACTTGACGAAGAGAGGTATGCTGCAACTAGGGATGCTAGTTATCCTACAAGATTACTTTCTGAACAAGAACTCCCTCCTATATATAAGAAAGATCCAGAAGAAATCCTTAAGAAAGATGACATTTACACGGAAGATTACGGTCGTGGCGcgagagaaagaaagacAACCAAATatgatgataatttgaCCGAAGAACAATGGTTGAAGCAAATTGAAGGTGTCGTttcagatgatgatgatgacgatgacgaGGGTGATTTCAATAGTGATAGTGACATTTACCAAAGCGGAAAGAGCTCTAGAGGAAAGAGTAAAGGAAAACGAAAGAGGGGATTTGGAAAAGCTCGCGGAGAGAAAGTGCATGCCTTAGATGGTGATGACGACAGTACCAACGAATATGATAGTTCGAGTAAGCGCTCGGCTGATGAGTCCGATAATTTGATTTCCcaaaagagacaaaagCTTGACACACCTGAACCTGGGTCTGCCCCAGGGAACGGAAGAGGTCGTGGTAAATTGAGAGGCAGGGGACGCGGACGTGGAAGAGGTCGTGGATCGTTGTTATCACGTTCGACACCATCAATAGATCCGTTGTCGCCAGATGAAAGAGCCATGCTTCAGAATAATATTGAAACTCTTCTAGGGTTGATAATGAACCACAAGAACGAGGAGGGAAGAGCTTTGAGTGACTTATTTTTAGTTAAGCCATCGAGAAGATATTATCCTGATTATTATGTGTTAATAAAACACCCTATTGCGCTCGATACCATAAGGAAGAGAGCAACTGGACACACCTATACCCAGTTGAGAGAATTTTTGGAAGACGTCCACTTGATGTTCAGCAATGCCAAAATTTACAATGAAGAAAGCTCGTTTGTTTATCAAGATGCTGCTCTTTTGGAGAGAATGTGCATTGACAAACTCAAGGAGTTGCTTCCAACAGCACAATTAGAGGAAATGGACCAGCTCTTGAATTTTATACAATTTGATGAGATGTTTTTATAG